The following are from one region of the Rhipicephalus microplus isolate Deutch F79 chromosome 1, USDA_Rmic, whole genome shotgun sequence genome:
- the LOC119178554 gene encoding uncharacterized protein LOC119178554, producing MSRRLSSKEASEAVGAYLQRTRDSRSSLESPNSSLSPWYISDRYGVSLSTMTIRSPSQPHSVSGSMSGINYMTSVSSSIIPRTRTRLITASTSGGGQVIHGGGADSVPYACRPLRVGTDTAITGSNEPFPSYVRVIPSHGHLVQSHSSSCSCGHAFIRHTTRVSVRVGSMTSSPVIADRMRQASFGRRTTRRASFVTAKLSVSTGQAAQTTSTSCATLADFKQLDVTPGALTSAQTDAAGQSGVTPTASTSSHDDVGRALFSDWAHRKQEMFADIFKDRNDFFADLLRKRIDEEHQPIAPAQMTLSADSSHSGPFMTTISEAGEKDGPDTSAENYTVHSATTPSSTTEKTAVEEKTPLQALTASTRLTSSEFYSYEFSKTQVTETPSDGVSKEIPQDKAASLDGKLQYKSFDFQPKEVVMAPDAPDVETVKGTSVDLSTTETKSEEKKRRLGETLPLEQFHSTKAMPVSSAENLEAASTRTQVPTEARGHSYVPALAESSFETPGATSEEHQLLPTSLEGPFMSMASDMTDFPALDLSKTQEPDVSTQPSSLQKPDHGEVQTQLAERPQTDQRAQIQATGSLLKLGASGVSCPTLEDQTPRPQHTTEAISQKEIGEHTKECESRQVISMPPYRRSELALSEQTTTFDKGALEKQSDHNLKDVAQEHPSQGRPREESDARDFVPKEVDLSNEMAASVGSVTVSDAATAEKNKNLPLASHTQEPTNQEYPAKEEHDKRASNILAVLPELDSELISSEHAPLSDASMTLHTDDILTSTQIGESSTDDNVAMRQTPKESGEIIPRREEQSSEQGLPEDSAVDDEKSTEKRGSIPFTEPAVGPRPMKERYVDKQEHDKQTSDVLIGHPEQDSEQFFSKQAPLPDVSMAQHTPDILPSTQTGESGADEQVPKRDRAKESGIEEIVAGHEERSSQPELPDSSAVFEALPTEKHGGIPFTEAAVETGKEHYVGKQEHDKQTSDILVGHPEQDSELISSKQAPLPDVSMAQHTTDILPSAQTCESGADEDVSKREIAKESRIGEIIPRHEEQSSQPELPKSSAVVETQPPEKHDGIPFTKPAVELMNEHYVAEPVLDKKTSDIFVGPQQQDSEQISSEHAAVPGVSITRDTTGIMASTQVGASAADENVSTRQAAEASKSKDIVPGQEYEGSQPASTKGHAILETKATARETGISFTEPSTEPTDDVIIRKQKPDKKIQRKMSSNLQVGELFSTEPTLLSDVDLSATQQPYDSLIRQSASTASYENTSQHETAKINNLRDFMPRQDQEGEPASSESSAALELKATAKHEGISFADLPTEPTDDAFIRRQRPEKGIQRDVSSSSYLQKGGELVSTEPTPLSEADLSTTQPTDDWLLHQSSAAAPDESTLLHETAKVRHLQDIVPRQRDQSSEPASLESSAKFEMTATAEQNVPLAELSTEPTDDGFMKKQKPEKESQRKVSSEPRQGGELVSTAPTLFSDSEFGTAVKSDESLLSQHAASAPDESTMLHATKKISNLRDVVPRQEDKGNEPTSSESSAALELKAVAKHERIPFVELSTKPTDDDFMKNQKPEKESHPAVTSYPQGGVSLVSTKATPPSATDVRTTQPPDDSLLPHSSASASDESITMLVVVNLSDLKDARPGKEDQESEPTPSEISRVVERSATEKHEALHKHALSTSLEYAQHPDHKEENVEDRAENVKTGVSPAGQSTALGLQVGPLGVKRTSKEKTSTGREVIPCATVANELTWSASLERPTEHPEGEPEPTEDATLATKPDIQQPKKDEIERTVSDLVVGTFDKERGPLLSVTKTEKHSCEITSERTLKRYGDTKPMESVTGARESFVVKGTESQFFDASMRKSIMRNAPEIARTEVEYNHWKFEPDVFLNDLMGKSAIEPTEPSQPCDFIARPFDIFDDVVAVAAISATEAVSWKHSLSEDAVIPVESKLTKESVPYCHEIEIEDNGNAFDNTNGVDETPDKASSKSDSDPICSPNASLVATFSPLTEAKFGSLTNQNQCMCRPTSETENTGAKLLARTKESDFTIKTIGTSQRPSISAQSNSSVDEILRTLYKPPFHLNGSLFQKQLVNANTSSTSMGKYVFPNVMLSDNVCKSPFYSTNSASEQNSTKDKDLCQEQVPEDSPFDASSEAPVSKVQDDATSLRVTVRKVSVACVGKEDEQLSKPEDKTRKNDSCLVDAATYKELPKDEGVALNDADDFQGKALSRAQRNDLEPLSRPCDGQLAQEQSPCRALAAGYTTPFHTEDVQALSDKQAKLHCANISLEKNCAPFETATPPVRKSPLETPATEPPTTGASINESAATSHGPYACQVLGVNALYYEYTAPLKAQPSRKSDAEPVSAILRGAQASSMSRQRCSTDTPIPNTPAPYGTEKAKHEDSQRFEQVYNQQPTYSSAEGKQPCSAPREDLNGRAFAADLHSWFSCEDAAMTEYTIGVQADPSDKDSPRFEVPPRSSYSDTEPEEKRELHAIYVPVAAPNKGSARGNDVAAASSLQEMKEPHVVGSIEKHDSIKNTAECAETVIASGAHQIAARTSLSSTMPFAQPQKSSLAVAAGRDGAGKPRTQKRRLSFSDEVPATSDANIYEKQMPLVGYSNVALKADLSPSDTNLRPSGKQVTYTIPEEEYSAERRERSTAVKSDAWTKAGEGGFRRSHSARQSMTYDELDYDEQSSGSVAQCGELFSSTFTQSAPNDITTATNATWSAENKDDGLQRPLYIEAAFEDAKRQVHKPLLSLGTGRTDYSDEHITGTCDDETASVERQEHAKGAGKSTLESSIREFETSVLAGAASSGSLRKGGVPSTEQKTWLSSVSVGYTQEPRASDNTSSSDGDGSDDFECLKVRLFERTLSEGPGDIADEDLRKSELTSPLSPSHVVCTDTPFTREHAWSLDSEVGYAPATVLRDDVYRMSLPSSAAAEVPANEGSKIGVPASDKETAKSINTLSPAYEITLIAKEYAKRHSEEPHNENYDAQATSVLLERSRSERTESPAKHNGEKRMEPLSKLAGADSEDDARDISGQSPDTDDENHEVVSRYKELRFENFRRIVKCMADLSSRSEVNVVYESFVTPVGKVCDMLGSVHYDTAFKVCVVDDCDLASIMHDRWNEDAASVAPTIKTFWSYSPHSFLMSIDENGTQCGIISAIAFEDEQAFCAANSVKREFLAEGAKRQLWDALLSVQHGKNLFTVVPANEVGAYYRHLGFYTSARGLILHGRLASDTELAPLGQVPLPDGVEIVKFKKQMYSSLLSFDKGTLGFGRKRFWRMTLREGPISFRVALQGASVCGYAGLQNDVNGVPVVRWVVAANGQVAIRLLHNLLAGSFTFRQRGAWMALYARSHASAALLRHLDTSGFEPWMLLFNRREPFLQYKNIAVLTYI from the exons ATGAGCCGCCGTCTCTCAAGCAAGGAGGCCTCGGAGGCGGTGGGCGCCTACCTCCAGCGTACGCGTGATTCCCGAAGCTCGCTGGAGAGTCCAAATTCGTCCCTGTCGCCATGGTACATCAGCGACCGGTATGGGGTAAGCCTCAGCACCATGACAATAAGGAGTCCCTCTCAACCACACTCCGTCTCAGGAAGCATGAGCGGCATAAATTACATGACGTCCGTGTCATCCAGCATCATTCCCCGCACGCGGACGCGGCTCATCACAGCCAGCACGAGCGGTGGTGGCCAGGTCATTCACGGTGGCGGCGCCGACAGCGTGCCGTACGCTTGCAGACCGCTTCGTGTCGGGACCGACACTGCGATCACCGGCAGCAATGAGCCTTTTCCGTCATACGTACGCGTCATACCATCTCACGGTCACCTCGTCCAAAGCCACTCGTCTTCGTGCAGTTGTGGACACGCGTTCATCCGCCACACCACTCGCGTCAGCGTTCGGGTGGGGTCCATGACGAGCAGCCCGGTGATTGCCGACCGCATGAGACAGGCGAGCTTCGGAAGGCGTACTACGAGGCGCGCTTCCTTTGTCACCGCGAAGCTATCGGTCTCTACTGGACAAGCTGCGCAGACAACCTCGACCTCCTGTGCTACGCTTGCGGACTTCAAGCAGCTCGACGTCACGCCGGGAGCCCTCACGAGTGCCCAAACGGACGCGGCCGGACAATCGGGGGTGACACCGACAGCATCAACTAGCTCGCACGACGACGTCGGCAGAGCTTTGTTCAGTGACTGGGCACACCGGAAGCAGGAAATGTTCGCGGACATATTTAAGGACAGGAATGACTTCTTCGCGGACCTGTTGAGAAAGCGCATTGACGAAGAACACCAACCCATTGCACCCGCGCAGATGACGCTGTCTGCTGATTCTTCACACAGTGGACCATTTATGACAACCATATCCGAAGCGGGAGAAAAAGACGGCCCCGATACGTCTGCCGAAAACTACACTGTACACAGCGCTACCACCCCGTCGTCGACAACTGAAAAGACCGCCGTTGAAGAAAAGACACCACTGCAAGCTTTGACGGCTTCGACACGTTTGACGTCGTCTGAGTTTTACTCGTATGAATTTTCGAAAACTCAAGTTACCGAAACTCCAAGCGACGGAGTTTCAAAAGAAATACCTCAGGATAAAGCAGCAAGCCTGGACGGAAAGCTTCAGTACAAGTCATTTGACTTTCAGCCCAAAGAAGTTGTAATGGCTCCAGACGCCCCAGATGTTGAGACAGTGAAAGGAACAAGTGTGGATTTGTCAACCACAGAAACaaagagtgaagaaaaaaagaggcgaCTAGGGGAAACACTTCCTTTGGAGCAGTTTCATAGCACTAAAGCTATGCCAGTTTCCTCTGCAGAAAACCTCGAAGCTGCTTCCACGCGCACTCAAGTGCCGACTGAGGCGAGGGGCCACAGCTATGTTCCTGCCCTTGCCGAATCCTCGTTCGAAACACCTGGAGCCACGAGTGAAGAACACCAGCTGTTACCGACGTCGTTGGAAGGTCCGTTTATGTCGATGGCGTCTGACATGACAGATTTTCCCGCACTCGACTTGAGCAAAACGCAGGAACCTGATGTGTCGACACAGCCTTCCTCTCTGCAAAAACCAGATCACGGTGAAGTTCAGACGCAGTTAGCCGAACGACCGCAAACGGATCAAAGGGCGCAAATACAAGCGACAGGTAGTCTCCTCAAACTTGGAGCTTCGGGAGTTAGTTGCCCTACTCTTGAAGACCAAACGCCTCGGCCACAACATACCACTGAGGCAATAAGTCAAAAAGAAATAGGAGAGCACACGAAAGAATGTGAGTCAAGACAAGTGATATCGATGCCACCATATCGACGATCCGAGCTTGCTCTATCGGAACAGACCACCACCTTTGATAAGGGTGCCCTTGAAAAGCAGAGTGACCATAATCTCAAAGACGTTGCTCAAGAGCACCCGTCTCAAGGACGGCCTCGTGAAGAAAGTGACGCAAGAGATTTCGTGCCAAAAGAGGTTGATCTAAGTAATGAAATGGCTGCCTCAGTAGGTTCGGTCACAGTTTCTGATGCTGCCACAGCAGAAAAGAACAAGAACCTTCCACTCGCCAGTCATACTCAGGAGCCCACCAATCAAGAATATCCAGCAAAAGAGGAACACGACAAACGGGCCTCGAACATATTGGCCGTGCTCCCAGAGCTAGACAGTGAACTAATTTCTTCGGAACACGCACCCCTTTCCGACGCCAGTATGACACTGCATACCGATGATATTCTGACGTCAACACAAATCGGTGAGTCTAGTACTGATGATAATGTGGCGATGAGACAAACTCCAAAAGAAAGCGGAGAAATCATACCAAGACGGGAAGAACAAAGCAGTGAACAGGGTCTGCCAGAAGATTCCGCAGTAGATGACGAGAAGTCCACAGAAAAACGCGGTAGCATTCCATTTACTGAACCTGCAGTGGGGCCCAGGCCCATGAAGGAACGCTATGTGGATAAGCAGGAACACGACAAGCAGACTTCAGACGTTTTGATAGGGCATCCAGAGCAAGACAgtgaacaatttttttcaaaacaagCACCGCTTCCCGACGTCAGCATGGCACAGCATACCCCTGATATCCTGCCTTCAACACAAACTGGCGAGTCTGGTGCTGATGAACAGGTTCCCAAGAGAGACAGAGCAAAAGAAAGCGGGATAGAAGAAATCGTAGCGGGACACGAAGAACGAAGCAGTCAACCGGAATTACCGGACAGTTCAGCTGTATTTGAAGCACTGCCAACGGAAAAGCACGGTGGCATTCCATTTACTGAAGCTGCCGTGGAGACCGGGAAGGAACACTACGTAGGAAAGCAGGAACACGACAAGCAGACCTCGGACATTTTGGTCGGGCACCCAGAGCAAGACAGCGAACTCATTTCATCAAAACAAGCACCGCTTCCCGACGTCAGCATGGCACAGCATACCACTGACATTCTGCCGTCAGCACAAACTTGCGAGTCTGGTGCTGATGAGGATGTTTCCAAGAGAGAAATTGCAAAAGAAAGCAGGATTGGAGAGATCATACCAAGACATGAAGAACAAAGCAGTCAACCCGAATTACCAAAAAGTTCAGCCGTAGTTGAAACGCAACCACCAGAAAAGCACGATGGCATTCCATTTACTAAACCTGCCGTGGAGCTCATGAACGAACATTATGTAGCAGAGCCGGTACTCGACAAAAAGACCTCTGATATTTTCGTCGGGCCCCAACAGCAAGACAGTGAACAAATTTCTTCAGAACATGCAGCCGTTCCCGGTGTCAGCATAACGCGGGACACCACTGGTATCATGGCGTCAACGCAAGTTGGTGCGTCTGCTGCTGATGAAAATGTTTCAACTAGACAAGCTGCGGAGGCTAGCAAGTCGAAAGATATCGTGCCAGGACAGGAATATGAAGGCAGCCAGCCAGCGTCGACTAAAGGTCATGCTATACTCGAGACGAAGGCAACAGCAAGAGAGACAGGCATTTCATTTACTGAACCTTCCACGGAGCCCACAGACGATGTTATTATTAGAAAACAGAAGCCTGACAAAAAGATTCAGCGCAAGATGAGTAGCAATCTACAAGTAGGCGAACTATTTTCCACAGAACCAACACTGTTGTCTGACGTTGACCTCAGTGCAACGCAGCAGCCTTACGATTCTCTGATTCGACAAAGCGCTTCCACTGCGTCCTATGAAAACACAAGTCAGCACGAGACTGCGAAGATAAACAACTTAAGAGACTTCATGCCAAGACAAGATCAAGAAGGCGAACCAGCATCATCAGAAAGTTCTGCTGCATTAGAGTTAAAGGCAACCGCAAAACACGAAGGCATTTCATTTGCTGACCTTCCAACGGAGCCTACAGACGATGCTTTCATAAGAAGGCAGAGGCCTGAGAAAGGAATTCAGCGTGATGTGAGTAGCTCCAGTTACCTGCAAAAGGGAGGCGAGCTAGTTTCTACAGAACCAACACCGTTGTCTGAAGCTGACCTCAGCACAACACAGCCAACTGACGACTGGCTGCTTCATCAGAGCTCGGCCGCTGCGCCTGATGAAAGCACATTGCTGCACGAAACTGCGAAAGTAAGGCACTTACAAGACATTGTGCCGAGACAAAGGGATCAAAGCAGCGAACCCGCATCATTAGAAAGTTCTGCCAAATTTGAAATGACGGCAACAGCAGAACAAAACGTCCCACTTGCTGAACTTAGCACAGAGCCAACGGACGATGGTTTTATGAAAAAACAGAAGCCTGAAAAAGAGAGTCAGCGCAAGGTGTCTAGTGAACCGCGACAAGGAGGCGAATTAGTTTCTACGGCGCCAACACTGTTTTCTGACAGTGAATTCGGCACAGCAGTGAAATCCGATGAATCCTTGCTTTCACAGCACGCTGCCTCTGCGCCTGATGAAAGCACAATGCTACACGCAACTAAGAAAATAAGCAACTTAAGAGACGTTGTTCCAAGACAAGAAGATAAAGGCAACGAGCCAACATCATCCGAAAGTTCTGCTGCGCTTGAGTTGAAGGCCGTCGCAAAACACGAACGCATTCCATTTGTTGAACTTTCGACCAAACCCACGGACGATGACTTCATGAAAAACCAGAAGCCTGAAAAAGAGAGTCACCCTGCGGTGACCAGTTATCCGCAAGGAGGAGTTTCACTAGTTTCCACAAAAGCAACACCGCCGTCGGCCACTGACGTCCGCACAACACAGCCGCCTGACGATTCTCTGCTTCCGCACAGCAGTGCTTCTGCGTCAGACGAAAGCATAACGATGCTAGTAGTTGTAAATTTAAGTGACTTAAAAGACGCTAGACCAGGGAAAGAGGATCAAGAGAGCGAACCAACACCGTCAGAAATTTCTCGTGTAGTTGAAAGAAGTGCAACAGAAAAGCACGAAGCGTTACACAAGCATGCACTGTCCACTTCACTGGAATATGCGCAGCATCCAGACCACAAGGAAGAAAATGTTGAAGATCGGGCAGAGAACGTCAAGACTGGCGTGTCTCCCGCAGGTCAGTCTACAGCGTTAGGCCTGCAAGTTGGCCCACTGGGGGTGAAACGTACCAGTAAAGAAAAGACAAGTACAGGGAGAGAAGTCATCCCATGCGCGACTGTGGCGAATGAGCTTACGTGGTCAGCGTCTTTGGAACGTCCCACGGAGCATCCAGAAGGGGAACCAGAGCCAACAGAAGACGCAACACTGGCTACCAAGCCAGACATCCAGCAACCGAAGAAAGACGAAATCGAACGAACAGTGAGCGACCTGGTGGTTGGCACGTTTGACAAGGAACGCGGACCACTTCTTTCAGTCACGAAGACTGAGAAGCATTCGTGCGAAATAACGAGCGAACGTACCCTCAAGCGGTACGGTGACACGAAGCCCATGGAGAGTGTGACTGGAGCACGTGAAAGTTTTGTGGTTAAGGGGACCGAATCGCAGTTCTTCGATGCGTCAATGAGAAAGTCGATCATGAGAAACGCACCAGAGATAGCTCGAACAGAAGTTGAGTACAACCACTGGAAGTTCGAGCCAGACGTGTTTTTGAACGATTTAATGGGCAAAAGCGCTATCGAACCAACAGAGCCGAGTCAGCCTTGTGATTTCATCGCAAGGCCTTTCGACATTTTCGACGACGTTGTTGCAGTTGCAGCCATAAGCGCCACCGAAGCAGTTTCTTGGAAGCACTCACTGTCCGAAGACGCCGTCATACCGGTGGAATCCAAATTGACGAAGGAAAGTGTTCCGTACTGTCACGAAATAGAAATTGAAGATAATGGCAACGCTTTCGACAACACTAACGGGGTGGACGAAACGCCCGATAAAGCATCCTCAAAATCTGATAGTGACCCAATTTGCTCTCCAAATGCCTCACTAGTGGCAACGTTTAGTCCATTAACAGAAGCCAAGTTTGGATCGCTAACCAATCAGAACCAGTGTATGTGTCGGCCAACATCAGAGACAGAAAACACCGGCGCCAAACTACTAGCACGCACTAAAGAAAGCGACTTCACCATCAAAACAATAGGCACGTCTCAACGCCCGTCCATAAGCGCGCAAAGCAACTCTTCCGTAGATGAAATACTGCGAACGCTTTATAAACCTCCGTTTCACTTGAATGGCAGTCTGTTCCAAAAGCAATTAGTGAATGCAAACACATCGTCCACGTCAATGGGAAAATATGTTTTTCCAAACGTCATGTTATCTGACAATGTTTGTAAGAGCCCGTTTTATTCAACGAATTCGGCATCTGAACAAAATTCAACAAAAGATAAAGACCTCTGCCAGGAACAAGTTCCAGAAGACAGCCCCTTCGACGCTTCTTCTGAAGCGCCAGTCAGTAAAGTGCAGGATGATGCGACATCTCTCAGAGTAACAGTAAGGAAGGTCTCTGTCGCATGTGTAGGAAAGGAGGACGAACAACTGTCTAAACCTGaagacaaaacaagaaaaaatgactCGTGCCTAGTGGACGCTGCTACATATAAAGAACTTCCAAAAGACGAAGGCGTTGCCCTAAATGATGCTGATGATTTTCAGGGGAAGGCACTGTCTAGAGCACAGCGCAATGACTTGGAGCCACTTTCGCGGCCTTGTGACGGACAGTTGGCACAAGAACAAAGTCCTTGCCGAGCTCTCGCAGCAGGCTACACGACCCCGTTTCACACTGAAGACGTGCAAGCACTGTCTGATAAGCAGGCCAAGCTGCACTGTGCTAACATCTCCCTCGAGAAAAATTGCGCACCGTTCGAAACTGCAACTCCGCCTGTTCGAAAATCACCTCTCGAAACACCAGCAACAGAACCGCCGACCACTGGTGCGTCTATTAACGAATCAGCAGCGACCAGCCACGGGCCGTACGCTTGCCAAGTGCTAGGAGTTAACGCGCTCTATTACGAGTACACAGCTCCATTAAAAGCCCAGCCGTCACGTAAAAGCGATGCGGAACCAGTCTCTGCCATATTACGTGGCGCTCAAGCAAGTTCCATGAGTCGCCAGCGTTGTTCTACAGACACGCCGATCCCAAACACCCCTGCACCGTACGGGACTGAAAAAGCCAAACATGAAGATAGCCAGCGCTTCGAGCAGGTATATAACCAGCAACCAACTTATTCCTCTGCTGAAGGCAAACAGCCGTGTAGCGCACCAAGAGAGGATCTAAATGGGCGCGCATTCGCCGCCGACTTGCATAGCTGGTTCAGTTGTGAAGACGCCGCGATGACTGAGTACACTATCGGCGTGCAAGCTGACCCATCCGACAAAGATTCACCCCGCTTTGAAGTTCCTCCCCGGTCGAGTTACTCAGATACAGAACCAGAAGAGAAAAGAGAATTGCACGCAATTTACGTGCCAGTTGCTGCTCCGAATAAGGGCAGCGCAAGAGGGAACGACGTCGCAGCTGCATCCTCGTTGCAGGAAATGAAAGAACCCCATGTAGTTGGCTCGATTGAGAAACACGACAGTATCAAAAACACAGCGGAATGTGCCGAAACGGTCATTGCCAGCGGAGCACACCAAATTGCAGCGAGGACTTCTCTAAGCAGTACCATGCCTTTCGCGCAACCGCAGAAAAGCAGTTTAGCAGTCGCCGCAGGGAGAGATGGAGCGGGCAAGCCAAGGACACAAAAACGAAGACTCTCGTTCAGCGACGAAGTTCCTGCCACCAGCGACGCAAACATTTATGAAAAACAGATGCCACTGGTTGGTTACTCTAACGTCGCTTTAAAAGCAGATCTATCACCCTCGGACACCAACCTTCGCCCGTCAGGAAAGCAAGTAACATATACGATTCCGGAAGAAGAATATTCCGCGGAGAGACGCGAACGGTCCACTGCGGTGAAAAGCGACGCTTGGACTAAAGCGGGTGAAGGTGGATTCAGAAGGTCCCACAGTGCCAGACAAAGCATGACGTATGATGAATTGGACTATGACGAGCAAAGCTCAGGCAGCGTGGCCCAATGCGGTGAACTTTTTTCAAGCACATTTACGCAGTCGGCTCCCAACGATATCACCACGGCGACAAACGCTACCTGGAGCGCGGAAAACAAAGACGATGGACTGCAGCGTCCTCTGTACATTGAGGCTGCTTTTGAGGACGCCAAGCGCCAAGTGCACAAGCCGTTGCTTTCTCTCGGCACTGGACGCACCGACTATAGTGACGAACACATAACGGGCACTTGCGATGACGAAACGGCATCTGTCgagcgtcaagagcacgcaaagGGAGCAGGAAAGAGCACCTTGGAAAGCTCAATTAGAGAGTTTGAGACCAGTGTGCTAGCAGGCGCTGCCTCCAGCGGTTCCTTGAGAAAAGGAGGTGTCCCCTCAACAGAACAAAAGACATGGCTAAGCAGCGTCAGTGTCGGCTACACACAAGAACCGCGAGCTAGCGATAACACGTCTTCTAGCGATGGAGATGGCTCGGATGACTTCGAATGCCTAAAGGTTCGCCTCTTTGAAAGAACTCTCTCCGAAGGTCCGGGAGATATCGCCGATGAGGATCTCCGGAAAAGCGAGCTCACGTCACCGCTCAGCCCTTCACACGTTGTTTGTACGGACACTCCGTTTACGCGGGAGCACGCATGGAGCTTAGATTCGGAGGTTGGATACGCCCCAGCGACTGTGCTGAGAGACGACGTTTACCGAATGAGCTTGCCGAGCTCGGCTGCAGCTGAAGTCCCCGCAAACGAAGGCAGCAAAATCGGGGTTCCCGCCTCAGACAAGGAGACCGCGAAATCGATAAACACATTGTCGCCCGCATACGAAATTACGTTAATCGCTAAAGAGTATGCTAAGCGACACAGTGAAGAACCGCATAATGAGAATTATGATGCGCAAGCAACATCGGTGCTACTAGAACGTTCCCGAAGCGAGCGCACCGAGTCACCTGCTAAGCACAACGGTGAAAAGCGCATGGAACCTCTCTCGAAGCTGGCAGGCGCAGACAGTGAGGACGACGCCCGCGACATCAGTGGCCAATCACCTGACACTGACGATGAGAACCACGAGGTTGTTTCCCGATACAAGGAGCTGCGATTCGAAAACTTTAGAAGGATCGTGAAATGCATGGCAGACCTGTCGTCGCGTAGCGAGGTAAACGTCGTGTACGAATCGTTTGTTACCCCCGTTGGCAAAGTCTGCGACATGCTCGGCAGCGTTCATTACGATACTGCGTTCAAGGTTTGCGTTGTGGACGACTGCGATTTAGCATCCATCATGCACGACCGCTGGAATGAAGACGCTGCCAGCGTGGCTCCTACGATCAAGACGTTTTGGTCTTACAGCCCACACAGCTTTCTGATGTCCATAGACGAGAACG GTACGCAGTGCGGCATCATCAGCGCCATCGCGTTCGAGGATGAGCAGGCCTTCTGCGCGGCAAACAGCGTCAAGCGCGAGTTCCTGGCCGAAGGCGCCAAGCGGCAACTGTGGGATGCACTGCTGAGCGTGCAGCACGGCAAGAACTTGTTCACCGTGGTGCCGGCAAACGAGGTAGGAGCCTATTACCGCCACCTGGGCTTCTACACGTCGGCCAGGGGCCTCATCCTGCACGGAAGGCTGGCGTCAGACACGGAACTCGCGCCGCTCGGCCAAGTCCCGCTGCCGGATGGCGTCGAA ATCGTCAAGTTCAAAAAGCAAATGTACTCGTCCCTGCTGAGCTTCGACAAGGGCACGCTGGGGTTCGGCCGCAAGCGCTTCTGGAGGATGACGCTGCGCGAGGGTCCCATCTCGTTCCGCGTGGCTCTACAAGGAGCCAGCGTGTGCGGCTACGCAGGCCTCCAGAACGACGTCAACGGCGTGCCCGTCGTACGCTGGGTGGTGGCCGCCAATGGGCAGGTGGCGATACGGCTCCTGCACAACCTGCTCGCCGGGTCCTTCACGTTTCGTCAGCGTGGCGCGTGGATGGCGCTGTACGCGCGCAGCCACGCGTCGGCCGCCCTCCTGCGGCACCTGGACACCAGCGGCTTCGAGCCGTGGATGCTCCTCTTCAATCGCCGGGAACCCTTCCTTCAATACAAGAACATAGCGGTGCTCACCTACATATGA